From uncultured Roseateles sp., the proteins below share one genomic window:
- the serS gene encoding serine--tRNA ligase, which translates to MLDINLLRKDLPAAIARLQTRKSPQPFLDEERFQALETQRRGVQIRTEELQARRNTLSKQIGQLKGKGEDTTAQMAEVASIADELKAGAASLDVIQGELQTMLMSVPNLPHESVPVGSDEAGNVEVRRWGAPRAFDFAVKDHVDLGAPLGLDFDTGAKLSGSRFSFLKGPIARLHRGLAQFMLDLQTTEHGYTECYTPYIVNREVLEGTGQLPKFKEDMFWVLRGGDDDQPEQYLISTSEISLTNSVREQVLDPAQLPIKLTAHSPCFRSEAGSAGRDTRGMIRQHQFDKVEMVQITHPDKSYEALEEMVGHAEAVLQKLGLPYRVLTLCTGDMGFGSTKTYDLEVWLPAQNTYREISSCSNCEAFQARRMQTRFKNAQGKNEWVHTLNGSGLAVGRTLVAVLENYQNADGSITVPEALRPYVGGVEVLRG; encoded by the coding sequence ATGCTAGACATCAACCTGCTGCGCAAAGACCTGCCCGCCGCCATCGCGCGCCTGCAAACGCGCAAGAGCCCTCAGCCCTTTCTCGACGAAGAGCGCTTCCAGGCGCTGGAGACGCAGCGCCGCGGCGTGCAGATCCGCACCGAGGAGTTGCAGGCGCGGCGCAACACGCTGTCCAAGCAGATCGGCCAGCTCAAGGGCAAGGGCGAGGACACCACCGCGCAGATGGCCGAGGTGGCCAGCATTGCCGACGAGCTGAAGGCCGGTGCGGCGAGCCTGGACGTGATCCAGGGCGAGCTGCAGACCATGCTGATGAGCGTGCCCAATCTGCCGCACGAGTCGGTGCCTGTGGGCAGCGACGAAGCCGGCAATGTGGAAGTGCGCCGCTGGGGCGCGCCGCGCGCCTTCGACTTTGCCGTCAAGGACCATGTGGACCTGGGCGCTCCGCTGGGCCTGGACTTCGACACGGGCGCCAAGCTCAGCGGCTCGCGCTTCAGCTTCCTGAAGGGTCCGATTGCCCGCCTGCACCGCGGTCTCGCCCAGTTCATGCTGGACCTGCAGACCACCGAGCACGGGTATACCGAGTGCTACACGCCTTACATCGTCAACCGCGAGGTACTGGAAGGCACGGGCCAACTGCCCAAGTTCAAGGAAGACATGTTCTGGGTGCTGCGCGGCGGCGACGACGATCAGCCCGAGCAGTATCTGATCTCGACCTCGGAAATCTCACTGACCAACAGCGTGCGCGAGCAGGTGCTGGACCCCGCCCAGCTGCCGATCAAGCTGACCGCACACAGCCCCTGCTTCCGCTCGGAAGCGGGCAGCGCCGGCCGCGACACCCGCGGCATGATCCGCCAGCACCAGTTCGACAAGGTCGAGATGGTGCAGATCACCCATCCGGACAAGAGCTACGAAGCGCTGGAAGAGATGGTCGGCCACGCCGAGGCCGTGCTGCAAAAGCTCGGCCTGCCCTATCGCGTGTTGACGCTGTGCACCGGCGACATGGGCTTCGGCTCGACCAAGACCTATGACCTCGAAGTCTGGCTGCCGGCGCAGAACACCTACCGCGAGATCAGCTCCTGCTCGAACTGCGAAGCCTTCCAGGCCCGCCGCATGCAGACCCGCTTCAAGAACGCGCAAGGCAAGAACGAATGGGTGCACACGCTGAACGGCTCGGGTCTGGCTGTGGGCCGCACGCTGGTGGCGGTGCTGGAGAACTACCAGAACGCCGACGGCAGCATCACCGTGCCCGAGGCGCTGCGCCCCTATGTGGGAGGCGTCGAGGTACTGCGCGGCTGA
- a CDS encoding integrase arm-type DNA-binding domain-containing protein, whose protein sequence is MPTLTEAACKNASCPPELKRRRLTDGGGLYLEVAPSGSKRWFWKFYPDGKESRLALGSYPDVTLKAARAARDAARMARQGGVNPVQARKAEKIASSTSNAITFEAVAREFHKLNADAWSPSHAAKWLRSTEKHLFPHLGTLPLDSIKAPALLAVLKKAESKGILSTAQDLLSMAGQVFRFGVQSGRCERNPAADLRGALKPHVAGNFAAIVDPVKAGELLRAIDSYTGQPTTRAALQLSALIFQRPGNIRSMEWAWIDLEAALLTIPAAAMKRTAHGKLNGRPHLVPLSSQALALLSALKPLTGHGVYVFPSARTGERPMSDGTLNAALRRLDFSGDEHVAHGFRAMARTMMAEIIRGIDPDVVEAQLAHGKSGPLGSAYDRAEYMVQRQQMMQTWADYLDQLRAGAKVLAFKAA, encoded by the coding sequence ATGCCAACGCTGACCGAAGCCGCCTGCAAAAACGCATCCTGCCCTCCTGAACTGAAGCGCCGGCGCCTGACAGATGGGGGTGGCCTGTACCTGGAGGTCGCACCCTCGGGCAGCAAGCGCTGGTTCTGGAAGTTCTACCCGGACGGCAAGGAATCCCGCTTGGCTCTGGGCAGCTATCCGGACGTGACGTTGAAAGCCGCGCGGGCAGCACGGGACGCGGCCCGCATGGCACGCCAAGGCGGGGTCAACCCGGTCCAGGCCCGCAAGGCTGAGAAGATCGCCAGCAGCACCAGCAACGCGATCACCTTCGAGGCGGTAGCGCGCGAGTTCCACAAGCTCAATGCTGATGCCTGGAGTCCAAGCCATGCGGCAAAGTGGCTCCGCTCGACCGAAAAGCACCTGTTCCCACACCTGGGTACGCTGCCCTTGGACTCGATCAAGGCGCCGGCATTGCTGGCCGTGCTGAAGAAGGCCGAAAGCAAGGGCATCCTGAGCACCGCGCAAGATCTGTTGTCGATGGCGGGCCAGGTGTTCCGCTTCGGTGTGCAGTCCGGGCGCTGCGAGCGCAACCCGGCCGCGGATTTGCGGGGAGCACTCAAGCCACACGTCGCGGGAAACTTTGCGGCCATCGTGGATCCAGTTAAGGCTGGCGAGCTGCTCCGTGCCATCGACAGCTATACCGGCCAGCCGACGACGAGGGCGGCCCTGCAGTTGTCGGCGCTCATCTTCCAGCGCCCCGGCAACATCCGATCAATGGAATGGGCCTGGATCGACCTCGAGGCTGCGCTGCTGACCATCCCGGCCGCGGCGATGAAGCGCACCGCACACGGCAAGCTCAACGGCCGGCCGCACCTAGTGCCGCTCTCCTCGCAAGCGCTGGCGCTGCTGTCGGCGCTGAAACCGCTCACCGGGCATGGCGTGTACGTGTTTCCGTCTGCGCGAACCGGTGAGCGGCCTATGAGCGACGGCACGCTGAATGCAGCCCTGCGACGCCTGGACTTCTCTGGCGATGAGCACGTGGCTCACGGCTTCCGGGCTATGGCGCGCACGATGATGGCGGAGATCATCCGCGGCATTGACCCCGATGTGGTGGAGGCCCAACTGGCGCACGGCAAGAGTGGACCACTGGGTTCAGCCTATGACCGCGCCGAGTACATGGTGCAGCGGCAGCAGATGATGCAGACATGGGCTGACTATTTGGACCAGCTCAGGGCAGGGGCAAAGGTGCTGGCGTTCAAGGCCGCTTGA
- a CDS encoding helix-turn-helix domain-containing protein: MNAVKNTSSRGNSRNPQPLHVLQLQDALLRIGTVAQATGLSAATIYRKVAAGELPIVKMGARCTRFRAADVRAFIARQGRSPSCSPTEASAMHRATGEVSA, encoded by the coding sequence ATGAACGCTGTTAAGAACACATCCTCTCGCGGAAATAGCCGCAACCCGCAACCACTCCACGTCTTGCAACTGCAGGACGCCTTGTTGCGAATTGGCACCGTTGCCCAGGCCACCGGCCTTTCCGCCGCAACGATCTACAGGAAGGTCGCCGCGGGCGAACTGCCTATCGTGAAGATGGGGGCCCGTTGCACTCGATTTCGAGCAGCTGACGTTCGAGCATTCATCGCGAGGCAAGGACGATCGCCGAGCTGCTCGCCAACCGAAGCAAGTGCGATGCATCGTGCGACCGGCGAGGTTTCCGCATGA
- a CDS encoding AlpA family phage regulatory protein — translation MSQPTLSNYQPGSLIRLAQLVPAIVPVSPATLWRKVRAGTFPRPVKISSRVTAWRVDEVRAWMESCRG, via the coding sequence ATGTCACAGCCAACCCTTTCGAACTACCAGCCAGGCTCTCTCATTCGCCTGGCCCAACTGGTGCCGGCGATCGTGCCGGTCTCACCGGCGACGCTCTGGCGCAAGGTGCGCGCTGGCACCTTCCCTCGCCCGGTCAAGATTTCCAGCCGGGTGACGGCGTGGCGAGTCGACGAAGTTCGGGCCTGGATGGAGTCCTGCCGTGGGTGA
- a CDS encoding DNA methyltransferase — protein MVRVQAAERIAPTMTPVEFVRKWGQGTKADRLNERAGAQSHFNDLCSVLGVPSPTDHEDDGYCFEQGFQGVVGRQLYADVWKRGCFAWEYKRPGADLRQALQQLMQYALPLENPPLLVVSDRRRIEIHTHFTGWPSISHEFRHEQLLEPKVTARLRQIFTDPEQFRPERSSRQLTTDLATRFAQLADGLRRRGEDSFKVAHFLTQCVFCCFAEDVNLLRNNEFRQVVQRRQDPERLKRKLAELFAQMRTGGDFGVDEIAWFNGGLFAEVDVPTLTLDEIKTLGEAAEADWRAIDPTILGTLFERGLDPSKADLVGAHFTDPATIEKLIDPVLRKPLLAEWSAVRDEISGLLSSRDYMNVRARGVPSKNPELHPRYAALRSQASRAANKAEALFSTFLERLKNYRVLDPACGSGNFLYLALRALKDIELQANLDAERIGLQRQIPHTGPQNVLGIEKNEFAAELARVTVWIGELQWLRDNGLTPDERPVLKPLNQIECRDALMDADGGEAGWPQANVVVGNPPFVGDKKMRSELGDPYTDALRTTFKGRLPGGADLVCYWFEKARAQLNGGELERAGFVATNSIRGGKNRQVLDRLVGSTAIFEAWGDEVWINEGAAVRVSLIAFGGTDQEVRLDGQNVTAINSDLSSRAADLTRAQRLLQNRGGCYYATVKAGSFDVSGEAARAWLELPNPHGRSNADVVKPWMNAMDLTRRPADKWVVDFGVGCDIGTAILYEEPFAHVLAHVKPERDNTRRDKYRRIWWEFAEPIPGMRSALSGLDRYIATPALAKHRLFAWVDAQVIPDHALMVIARADDSTFGVLHSRFHEIWSLRLGTSLEDRPRYTPTTCFETYPFPTEFAPCDTASQRTEALQDGALIPSEVPASARGFAIGIATAAKRLTDLRERWLNPPQWCKRVSDVVPAGMKRSPYADRFVARPGFEKELARRTLTNLYNLRPAWLIAAHEALDAAVAAAYGWADYTPRMSDDEILGRLLKLNLERAESQPGTQKQLALLAAIASPGETAAIQPRSSGRKASKRAA, from the coding sequence ATGGTGAGGGTTCAGGCTGCAGAGCGCATCGCGCCGACGATGACGCCCGTTGAGTTTGTCCGGAAGTGGGGGCAAGGGACAAAGGCCGACAGGCTCAATGAACGGGCCGGCGCGCAATCCCACTTCAATGACCTTTGTTCGGTTCTCGGCGTGCCGTCACCGACCGACCACGAGGACGACGGGTACTGCTTCGAGCAGGGGTTTCAAGGCGTAGTCGGACGTCAACTTTATGCGGACGTTTGGAAGCGAGGGTGTTTCGCCTGGGAATACAAGCGTCCAGGCGCGGATCTGCGACAGGCGCTGCAGCAGTTGATGCAGTACGCGCTGCCTTTGGAGAACCCGCCACTCCTGGTCGTGAGCGACCGTCGGCGCATCGAGATCCACACGCACTTCACCGGCTGGCCGAGCATCAGCCACGAGTTTCGGCATGAACAACTGCTTGAACCGAAGGTGACCGCGAGGCTTCGCCAGATTTTCACCGATCCGGAGCAGTTCCGGCCTGAGCGGAGCTCAAGGCAACTGACCACTGACTTGGCCACTCGATTCGCGCAGTTGGCAGACGGTCTGCGACGTCGCGGGGAAGACTCCTTCAAAGTCGCGCACTTCCTGACGCAATGTGTCTTTTGCTGCTTCGCAGAGGATGTCAACTTGTTGAGGAACAACGAGTTCCGGCAGGTCGTGCAGCGGCGCCAGGACCCGGAACGCCTGAAGAGAAAGCTCGCGGAGCTATTCGCGCAGATGCGCACTGGCGGTGACTTCGGGGTAGATGAGATCGCCTGGTTCAATGGTGGCCTGTTCGCCGAGGTGGATGTTCCGACGCTCACGCTGGACGAGATCAAGACCCTTGGTGAAGCGGCCGAAGCGGACTGGCGCGCGATTGATCCAACTATTCTGGGAACGCTTTTTGAACGCGGACTCGACCCTAGCAAGGCGGACCTTGTAGGTGCGCACTTCACGGATCCCGCGACGATCGAAAAGCTGATTGATCCAGTGCTGCGCAAGCCCCTGCTCGCCGAGTGGAGCGCGGTTCGGGACGAGATCTCGGGCCTTTTGAGTTCGCGTGACTACATGAATGTGCGGGCCCGTGGAGTGCCGAGCAAGAACCCGGAATTGCACCCTAGATACGCTGCTTTGCGGTCGCAGGCAAGTCGGGCAGCCAACAAGGCCGAGGCGCTGTTCTCGACCTTCCTGGAACGCCTCAAGAACTATCGCGTGCTTGACCCGGCATGTGGCAGTGGCAACTTCCTCTATCTGGCACTACGTGCGCTCAAGGACATAGAGCTTCAGGCAAACCTTGATGCCGAGAGGATTGGCCTGCAGCGCCAAATTCCCCACACCGGACCTCAGAACGTCCTGGGTATAGAGAAGAACGAGTTCGCGGCGGAACTGGCCAGGGTAACCGTCTGGATTGGCGAACTCCAATGGTTGCGCGACAACGGCCTAACGCCCGACGAGAGGCCTGTCCTGAAGCCGCTCAATCAAATCGAATGCCGCGATGCACTTATGGACGCCGACGGAGGTGAGGCGGGGTGGCCACAGGCAAATGTTGTCGTCGGGAATCCCCCCTTCGTCGGTGACAAGAAGATGCGCAGCGAGCTTGGTGATCCGTATACCGATGCGCTGCGCACTACTTTCAAGGGACGCCTTCCGGGCGGTGCGGATCTGGTGTGCTATTGGTTCGAGAAGGCGAGGGCGCAGCTCAATGGGGGAGAGCTTGAGCGCGCGGGGTTCGTGGCCACGAACTCGATCCGTGGGGGCAAGAATCGCCAGGTTCTGGATCGCCTGGTGGGATCGACGGCAATTTTCGAGGCGTGGGGGGATGAGGTGTGGATCAATGAGGGTGCTGCGGTCCGAGTTTCGTTAATCGCGTTCGGAGGCACCGATCAAGAGGTGCGGCTTGACGGCCAAAACGTGACGGCGATCAACAGCGACCTCTCATCTCGCGCAGCCGACTTGACCCGTGCACAGCGTCTTCTCCAGAATCGTGGTGGCTGCTACTACGCGACCGTGAAGGCCGGCAGCTTTGACGTTTCTGGCGAGGCGGCCCGTGCATGGCTGGAGTTGCCCAATCCTCATGGTCGCAGCAATGCTGACGTGGTGAAGCCCTGGATGAACGCGATGGACTTGACGAGGCGCCCCGCTGACAAGTGGGTCGTGGACTTCGGCGTCGGGTGTGACATCGGGACGGCGATCCTCTACGAGGAGCCGTTCGCGCATGTGCTTGCGCACGTGAAGCCAGAGCGAGACAACACACGTCGAGACAAGTACCGCAGGATCTGGTGGGAGTTCGCAGAACCGATACCCGGGATGCGTTCCGCCCTCTCCGGCCTTGATCGCTACATCGCGACTCCTGCGCTCGCGAAGCATCGATTGTTCGCCTGGGTCGATGCCCAAGTGATCCCCGATCATGCTCTGATGGTGATTGCGCGCGCCGATGACTCAACCTTCGGTGTGTTGCATAGCCGGTTCCATGAGATTTGGTCCCTGCGGCTCGGAACGTCGTTGGAGGATCGGCCGCGCTACACGCCGACTACCTGCTTTGAGACGTACCCGTTTCCAACCGAATTCGCGCCTTGCGATACGGCGAGCCAGCGAACGGAAGCTTTGCAGGACGGTGCGCTTATTCCGAGCGAGGTTCCTGCCTCAGCACGGGGCTTCGCGATTGGTATTGCCACCGCGGCCAAGCGTCTGACGGATCTACGCGAGCGGTGGCTCAATCCGCCCCAGTGGTGCAAGCGTGTGTCAGACGTGGTCCCTGCGGGAATGAAACGATCACCGTACGCAGATCGTTTCGTTGCGCGGCCAGGCTTCGAGAAGGAACTGGCTCGGCGTACGTTGACCAACCTTTACAACCTGCGACCGGCCTGGCTGATAGCAGCCCATGAAGCTCTGGATGCGGCCGTCGCTGCGGCCTATGGATGGGCGGACTACACACCTCGAATGTCCGACGATGAGATCTTGGGGCGGCTGTTGAAGCTGAACTTGGAGCGTGCTGAATCGCAGCCGGGAACGCAGAAGCAACTCGCTCTGCTAGCCGCCATTGCAAGTCCAGGCGAGACTGCCGCGATACAGCCGCGCAGCAGCGGACGGAAGGCGTCAAAGCGAGCGGCCTGA
- a CDS encoding phosphoadenosine phosphosulfate reductase family protein codes for MDCNLIHRHRKPVLFFSAGKDSLACLLLLKPLLDRVTVVWANPGAPHPATVAYMGRIRSWVPNFVELLGNQPGWIRAHGWPADVVPIRATTDGEASAGAGSLRFQPYLSCCWANMWAPMLEYLNASGSTLVIMGQRKAENLRNRLRDEVVQELDGITYWQPLNEWSDQAVWAFLRECGAEVPPFYEQGATSSSDCWNCTAYLDHNAERLAHLRRSEPERFAVVHTVLEALALRQQQEIRPLLRILED; via the coding sequence ATGGACTGCAACCTGATCCATCGACACCGCAAGCCGGTCCTGTTCTTCTCTGCGGGGAAGGACTCCCTTGCCTGCCTGCTGCTGCTGAAGCCGTTGCTGGACCGCGTTACGGTCGTGTGGGCAAACCCAGGTGCCCCTCACCCGGCGACCGTCGCCTACATGGGCAGAATCCGAAGCTGGGTTCCCAACTTTGTAGAGCTGCTGGGCAATCAACCAGGCTGGATTCGGGCCCACGGCTGGCCGGCGGACGTTGTGCCAATCCGCGCAACGACCGATGGCGAGGCCAGTGCAGGGGCTGGGTCACTGCGGTTTCAGCCCTACCTCAGCTGCTGCTGGGCCAACATGTGGGCGCCAATGCTGGAGTACCTGAACGCCAGCGGTTCGACCTTGGTGATCATGGGACAGCGCAAGGCAGAAAATCTTCGCAATCGTCTGCGCGACGAAGTCGTTCAAGAACTCGACGGCATCACCTACTGGCAGCCACTCAACGAATGGTCGGACCAGGCTGTTTGGGCGTTTCTCCGTGAATGCGGCGCCGAGGTTCCGCCGTTCTATGAACAGGGCGCAACGAGCTCTTCGGACTGCTGGAACTGTACGGCATACCTCGATCACAACGCTGAACGCCTGGCCCATCTGCGGCGATCGGAGCCAGAACGCTTCGCCGTAGTCCATACGGTCCTTGAGGCGCTCGCTTTGCGTCAGCAGCAAGAAATTCGACCGTTACTGAGAATTTTGGAGGACTGA
- a CDS encoding terminase small subunit has product MNSTTLTPKVEAFARLVVEGSSLAAAYRKIYPRSQRWKPEAVHVNASKLLASAKVALRVRELQEAAAERSTMKAARVLNELRALVHSDIADIMTLDGKVKLPHELATGTRAAVKTFKIDEYGRIEYQFWDKNAAIEKAMKHLGLYEKDNKQKTDALGDLLNSLSGKVVSPVS; this is encoded by the coding sequence ATGAATAGTACGACACTGACCCCAAAGGTCGAGGCCTTCGCTCGACTCGTTGTCGAGGGTAGCAGCCTGGCCGCAGCGTATCGAAAGATCTATCCCCGCTCGCAACGCTGGAAGCCAGAGGCTGTGCATGTCAACGCGTCGAAGCTGTTGGCAAGCGCTAAGGTTGCGCTAAGGGTGAGGGAGTTGCAGGAGGCCGCGGCGGAGCGGTCAACGATGAAGGCGGCCCGCGTGTTGAACGAGTTGCGTGCACTCGTGCACAGCGACATCGCGGACATCATGACCCTCGATGGCAAGGTGAAACTGCCGCACGAACTTGCCACCGGCACGCGCGCTGCGGTGAAGACCTTCAAGATCGACGAATACGGCCGCATTGAGTACCAGTTTTGGGACAAGAACGCCGCGATCGAAAAGGCCATGAAGCACTTGGGCCTGTACGAGAAAGACAACAAGCAGAAGACCGACGCGCTGGGCGACTTGCTCAATTCGCTGTCGGGCAAGGTGGTGTCGCCGGTGAGCTAG
- a CDS encoding YdaU family protein, producing MNYFELHIGDITEATAHLTMLEDGAYGRLLRKYYATEKPLPADIKTVQRLVGARSDEERAAVEIVLNEFFTLQSDGWHQERCDAEIAVFHEKQQGREDKREGAKERQRRARERRASLFETLRGHGVVPPWSTTTVELETQLSRVTGGDASQGVTQPVTRDDTATQTPDTRLQTPVGVGDPAGQDASPSPQMAKPRKPRARESTLSQWLAEVKAQGKQPVPSDDSILMYARDVALPHEFLHLAWVEFKARYTAEPAKGSKPKTYANWLPVFRRAVRENWLKLWYLDGQQYALTTAGQQAQRAHQESGK from the coding sequence ATGAACTACTTCGAGCTGCACATCGGTGATATCACCGAGGCGACGGCGCATCTGACGATGCTCGAGGACGGCGCCTATGGGCGCCTGCTGCGCAAGTACTACGCGACCGAGAAGCCGTTGCCAGCAGACATCAAGACCGTGCAGCGCCTGGTGGGCGCACGCAGCGATGAAGAGCGAGCAGCGGTCGAAATCGTCCTCAACGAGTTCTTCACCCTACAAAGCGATGGCTGGCATCAAGAGCGTTGCGATGCAGAGATCGCAGTATTTCACGAGAAGCAGCAAGGTCGAGAAGACAAGCGCGAGGGGGCAAAGGAACGCCAGCGCCGCGCTCGCGAGCGTCGTGCGTCGCTGTTCGAGACACTGCGCGGTCACGGTGTTGTGCCGCCGTGGTCCACCACAACGGTCGAACTTGAGACGCAGCTGTCACGCGTGACAGGTGGTGATGCGTCACAAGGTGTCACGCAACCTGTCACGCGTGACGACACGGCTACCCAGACACCAGACACCAGACTCCAAACACCAGTAGGTGTAGGCGATCCTGCTGGGCAGGACGCCTCCCCTTCGCCTCAGATGGCAAAGCCTCGAAAACCCCGGGCCCGGGAGTCGACGCTTTCGCAGTGGTTGGCGGAGGTAAAAGCACAAGGCAAGCAACCGGTGCCAAGTGACGATTCGATCCTCATGTACGCCAGGGACGTTGCACTTCCACATGAGTTCTTGCATCTCGCATGGGTCGAGTTCAAGGCCCGTTACACCGCAGAGCCGGCCAAAGGGTCGAAGCCAAAGACCTATGCCAACTGGTTGCCTGTGTTTCGGCGAGCCGTGAGAGAGAACTGGCTGAAGCTCTGGTATCTCGATGGCCAGCAATACGCGCTGACCACTGCCGGCCAGCAGGCCCAACGCGCGCACCAGGAGAGCGGTAAATGA
- a CDS encoding excisionase gives MLHWVRLSKYCADSGDTPDAVEKRLRAGKWLRDVHARRPDGSKELWVNLDAVNDWAAGKLPVHKHGLKE, from the coding sequence ATGCTCCACTGGGTACGATTGTCCAAGTACTGTGCTGATTCCGGTGACACGCCGGATGCGGTCGAGAAGCGCCTGCGGGCTGGCAAATGGCTCAGGGATGTCCATGCGCGGCGGCCGGACGGCAGCAAAGAGCTTTGGGTGAATCTGGATGCGGTGAACGATTGGGCCGCGGGCAAGCTACCCGTTCACAAACACGGACTGAAGGAGTGA
- a CDS encoding replicative DNA helicase, translated as MMRNDVPLHEGETPQPLPWSREAEQSVLGALLLDSEAFDRVGDLVQVQSFFDVRHGAIFGAIVGMASSQKPADVVTVFEALSSAGKAEDCGGLSYLNALAQSVPSAANVRRYAEIVAERAADRKLRMVTDEAAGVAREGSPVAEKIDRIATMFAQLQQTGLRSRPVAAADLLPAQIDYLNALANDEILPGVQTHIQSLNDALGGMAEGKVVVIAARPSIGKSSLAEDLLLHFAKTGHTSLFLSQEMEKRELMERALANLGHVDYSRLQAGKLQDHEWTQVTDAVEQLGRLPLYFDDQPALTLMDIRSKALHLAKQGLRFLVVDYLQLCSGPAGARRENRNTEIEEISRGLKTLAKQMKLTVILLSQLNREVERRAVPEPTLADLRDSGAIEQDADAILFLWPARSEYVPGVPRLIACTLAKGRQSSRAGTRLALEFQGAYQKWFESSEPIKHTTHSTRGSGGFSE; from the coding sequence ATGATGCGCAACGACGTGCCACTCCACGAAGGCGAGACGCCGCAGCCGTTGCCGTGGTCACGGGAGGCGGAGCAGTCGGTGCTTGGCGCGCTGTTGCTGGACTCGGAGGCTTTCGATCGCGTCGGCGACCTGGTGCAGGTGCAGAGCTTCTTCGATGTCAGGCACGGCGCTATCTTTGGCGCGATCGTCGGCATGGCCAGCTCGCAGAAGCCGGCAGACGTCGTGACGGTTTTCGAGGCTTTGAGCAGCGCCGGCAAGGCCGAGGACTGCGGCGGCCTGAGCTACCTGAATGCGCTGGCCCAGAGCGTACCCAGCGCCGCCAACGTGCGCCGGTACGCCGAGATCGTCGCGGAGCGCGCTGCCGATCGCAAGCTACGCATGGTGACCGACGAGGCCGCCGGCGTGGCCAGAGAAGGTTCCCCCGTGGCAGAAAAGATCGACCGCATCGCAACAATGTTTGCTCAGCTGCAGCAGACCGGCCTGCGGTCGCGCCCAGTTGCAGCGGCCGACCTATTGCCGGCGCAGATCGACTATCTGAACGCTCTGGCGAATGATGAGATCCTACCTGGCGTGCAGACGCACATCCAGTCGCTGAACGATGCCCTGGGCGGCATGGCCGAGGGCAAGGTGGTTGTGATCGCGGCCCGGCCCAGCATCGGCAAGTCGTCGCTGGCAGAGGATCTGCTGCTGCACTTCGCGAAGACCGGGCACACGAGCCTGTTCCTATCGCAGGAGATGGAGAAGCGCGAGTTGATGGAACGCGCACTGGCGAACCTTGGTCACGTCGACTACTCGCGGCTGCAGGCCGGAAAGTTGCAGGACCACGAATGGACCCAAGTGACCGATGCCGTCGAACAGCTCGGCCGGCTGCCGCTGTACTTTGACGACCAACCTGCGCTGACGCTGATGGACATTCGGTCCAAAGCTCTGCACTTGGCCAAGCAGGGTCTGCGCTTCCTGGTGGTTGACTACCTGCAACTCTGCTCGGGCCCAGCTGGCGCGCGCCGCGAGAACCGGAACACCGAGATCGAGGAGATCTCTCGCGGCCTGAAGACCCTGGCCAAGCAGATGAAGCTGACGGTGATCCTGCTCTCGCAGCTCAACCGCGAAGTCGAGCGTCGCGCCGTGCCGGAACCGACGTTGGCCGACCTTCGCGACTCGGGCGCGATCGAGCAGGACGCTGACGCGATCCTGTTCCTTTGGCCTGCGCGCAGTGAGTACGTGCCTGGCGTGCCAAGGCTGATTGCCTGCACCTTGGCCAAGGGCCGGCAGAGCAGCCGTGCAGGCACCAGGCTCGCGCTTGAGTTCCAGGGCGCGTATCAGAAATGGTTCGAGTCCAGCGAACCCATCAAGCACACGACCCACTCCACCCGCGGATCTGGAGGATTTTCCGAATGA